One segment of Mesoplodon densirostris isolate mMesDen1 chromosome 6, mMesDen1 primary haplotype, whole genome shotgun sequence DNA contains the following:
- the FPGS gene encoding folylpolyglutamate synthase, mitochondrial, with product MSRARCHLRAALFLAAVSSRGATTGVAARRVLSAWPAPQEPGMEYQDAVRTLNTLQTNANYLEQVKRQRGDPQTQLEAMRLYLARSGLQVEDLDQLNIIHITGTKGKGSTCAFTERILRSYGLKTGFFSSPHLVQVRERIRINGQPISPELFTKHFWRLYHRLEETKDDSSCVSMPGYFRFLTLMAFHVFLQEKVDLAVMEVGIGGAYDCTNIVKKPVVCGVSSLGIDHTGLLGDTMEKIAWQKGGIFKCGVPAFTVLQPDGPLAVLRDRAQQISCPLYLCPPLEALEEGGPLLTLGLEGEHQQSNAALALQLARCWLQQKGYQDTGELKASRPSLLGQLPLAPVFQPTSHMQRGLRDTEWPGRTQLLRRGPLTWYLDGAHTTSSMQACVRWFRQALHSRERPGGGSEVRVLLFNSTGDRDSAALLKLLQPCQFDYTIFCPNLTEVSSTDNADQQNFTVTLDQVLLRCLAHQQHWSRLHEDQASPEPGGPAPLLLAPRPAHTHTTSSLVFSCISHALQWISQGRDPVFQPPSPPRVLFAHPVAGSGAIVLQEAAAIHVLVTGSLHLVGGVLKLLEPSLSQ from the exons ATGTCGCGGGCACGCTGCCACCTGCGCGCGGCTCTCTTCCTGGCAGCGGTTTCTTCGCGTGGTGCAACAACCGGGGTCGCAGCGAGGCGAGTACTGAGCGCGTGGCCTGCGCCGCAGGAGCCCGGCATGGAGTATCAG GATGCTGTGCGCACACTCAACACCCTGCAGACCAATGCCAACTACCTGGAGCAGGTGAAGCGCCAGCGGGGTGACCCCCAGACACAACTGGAAGCCATGAGGCTGTACTTGGCACGGAGTGGGCTGCAG GTGGAGGACTTGGACCAACTGAACATCATCCACATCACAGGGACCAAGGGGAAG GGCTCCACCTGTGCCTTCACTGAACGTATCCTCCGAAGCTATGGCCTGAAGACGGGATTCTTTAG CTCTCCCCACCTGGTGCAGGTGCGTGAGCGGATCCGAATCAATGGGCAGCCCATAAGCCCCGAGCTCTTCACTAAGCACTTCTGGCGCCTCTACCACCGGCTGGAGGAGACCAAG GATGACAGCAGCTGTGTCTCCATGCCTGGCTACTTCCGCTTCCTCACACTCATGGCCTTCCATGTCTTCCTCCAAGAGAAG GTGGACCTGGCAGTGATGGAAGTGGGCATCGGCGGGGCTTACGACTGCACCAACATCGTCAA GAAGCCTGTGGTGTGTGGGGTCTCCTCTCTTGGCATCGACCACACTGGCCTTCTGGGGGACACGATGGAGAAGATCGCATGGCAGAAAGGGGGCATTTTTAAG TGTGGTGTCCCCGCCTTCACCGTGCTCCAGCCTGACGGGCCCCTGGCAGTGCTGAGGGACCGTGCTCAGCAGATCTCA TGTCCCCTCTACCTGTGCCCACCGCTAGAAGCCCTGGAGGAAGGGGGGCCACTGCTGACCCTGGGCCTAGAGGGGGAGCACCAGCAGTCCAATGCCGCCTTGGCCCTGCAGCTGGCTCGCTGCTGGCTGCAGCAAAAGGGCTACCAGG atACTGGAGAGCTGAAGGCATCCAGGCCAAGCCTCCTGGGGCAGCTGCCCCTGGCACCTGTGTTCCAGCCCACGTCCCACATGCAGCGTG GGCTTCGGGACACGGAGTGGCCGGGCCGGACGCAGTTGCTGCGGCGGGGCCCCCTCACTTGGTACCTGGACGGCGCGCACACCACCAGCAGCATGCAGGCCTGCGTGCGCTGGTTCCGCCAGGCGCTGCATAGCCGCGAGAGGCCGGGCGG CGGGTCTGAGGTGCGTGTCTTGCTCTTCAACTCCACTGGGGACCGGGATTCCGCGGCCCTGCTGAAGCTGCTGCAG CCCTGCCAGTTTGACTATACTATTTTCTGCCCTAACCTGACAGAGGTGTCATCCACGGACAACGCAG ACCAACAGAACTTCACAGTGACCCTGGACCAGGTGCTGCTCCGCTGTCTTGCGCACCAGCAACACTGGAGCCGCCTGCACGAGGACCAGGCCAGCCCAGAGCCTGGTGGGCCTGCACCCCTGCTGCTGGCACCCCgcccagcccacacccacaccACCAGCTCCCTCGTCTTCAGCTGCATCTCCCACGCCTTGCAGTGGATCAGCCAAGGCCGGGACCCTGTCTTTCAGCCACCCAGTCCCCCACGGGTCCTCTTTGCCCACCCTGTGGCAGGCAGTGGGGCCATCGTCCTCCAGGAGGCTGCTGCCATCCACGTGCTGGTCACAGGCAGCCTGCACCTGGTGGGCGGCGTGCTGAAGCTGCTGGAGCCCTCCCTGTCCCAGTAG